Proteins encoded in a region of the Shewanella polaris genome:
- the rihA gene encoding pyrimidine-specific ribonucleoside hydrolase RihA, with amino-acid sequence MKRPVILDCDPGHDDAISLILALSSAKLDVLAVTTSAGNQTPEKTLNNALRVLTLLGRHDIPVAGGAPKPLARELIIADNVHGESGLDGPKLPDPAFAPVAQSAIELMADKVRNSQQAVTLVPTGPLTNIALFLAAHPELHSNIDSIVLMGGAAGVGNWTPAAEFNIFVDPEAADMVFKSGIPIVMCGLDVTHEAQIMDEDIERIRAINNPIAKCVAELLDFFMIYHRDPKWGFTGAPLHDPCTIAWLLNPSLFTAIDCWVGIETKGEHTQGMTVVDRYQLTGKPHNAKVLFNIDRSGFVDFIVERLNDYSGL; translated from the coding sequence ATGAAACGTCCCGTTATTCTCGATTGCGATCCCGGTCATGATGATGCTATTTCACTTATTTTAGCACTCAGTTCTGCTAAGCTCGATGTGCTAGCCGTAACAACCAGTGCAGGCAATCAAACTCCGGAAAAAACCCTCAATAATGCACTGCGGGTATTAACATTACTCGGTCGTCATGATATTCCTGTTGCGGGTGGTGCACCTAAGCCTTTAGCGCGAGAATTGATCATTGCAGACAACGTACATGGCGAAAGTGGCCTTGATGGTCCAAAACTGCCAGATCCTGCATTCGCTCCAGTGGCACAAAGTGCCATTGAATTAATGGCCGATAAAGTTAGAAACAGCCAGCAAGCTGTCACACTGGTTCCTACTGGCCCATTAACGAATATTGCACTGTTTCTTGCTGCACATCCTGAGCTTCATAGTAACATAGACAGTATTGTCTTAATGGGTGGTGCAGCTGGCGTTGGCAATTGGACTCCTGCTGCGGAGTTTAATATTTTTGTCGATCCAGAAGCTGCTGATATGGTGTTTAAATCAGGTATTCCCATTGTCATGTGTGGCCTAGATGTTACTCATGAAGCACAAATTATGGATGAGGATATTGAGCGAATTAGAGCGATTAACAACCCGATAGCTAAATGCGTTGCCGAGCTACTCGACTTTTTCATGATTTACCATCGCGATCCCAAATGGGGTTTCACTGGGGCGCCATTACATGATCCTTGTACTATTGCGTGGCTGCTCAATCCGTCGCTATTTACTGCCATCGATTGCTGGGTAGGTATCGAAACCAAAGGTGAGCATACCCAAGGTATGACTGTGGTTGATCGTTATCAATTAACCGGAAAACCGCACAATGCCAAAGTATTGTTTAATATTGATCGCTCTGGTTTTGTTGATTTCATCGTTGAGCGTTTAAACGATTACTCGGGTCTGTAG
- a CDS encoding YkgJ family cysteine cluster protein yields the protein MDCRLGCGACCIAPSITSAIPGMPNGKPAGVRCIQLDNDNLCMIFGHSDRPDVCADFSASIDVCGTTNQQALWLITDLESSTC from the coding sequence ATGGATTGTCGTTTAGGTTGTGGTGCTTGTTGTATCGCACCTTCTATTACGAGCGCCATTCCAGGTATGCCAAATGGTAAACCTGCTGGAGTACGCTGTATTCAGCTAGATAATGATAATTTGTGTATGATATTTGGTCATTCTGATCGTCCCGATGTTTGCGCTGATTTTAGTGCAAGCATTGATGTATGTGGCACAACAAATCAGCAAGCTTTATGGTTGATCACTGATTTAGAATCTTCAACGTGCTAA
- a CDS encoding Rrf2 family transcriptional regulator — protein MQLTRYTDFGIRILMYLAVQPERESLFRIAEVTSVFDLSSNHVAKIIHQLGKLGYLHTVRGKSGGFRLAKAADDVLLGQLVRDLEHSLAPIDCESPYCRFTTVCRLKGILGQAVAAYLAVLDQYTLTDIVANRTDILSTLPDLSISVLQLD, from the coding sequence ATGCAACTAACCCGATATACAGATTTTGGTATCCGCATTTTAATGTATCTTGCGGTGCAACCCGAACGAGAAAGCTTGTTTCGAATTGCAGAAGTGACCAGTGTATTTGATCTTTCTTCAAATCATGTGGCCAAAATTATCCACCAATTAGGGAAGCTGGGGTATTTACACACAGTTAGAGGTAAAAGCGGTGGTTTTAGATTAGCAAAAGCGGCTGATGATGTACTGCTTGGACAACTAGTTCGCGATTTAGAACACTCATTAGCGCCAATCGATTGTGAGTCGCCTTATTGCCGTTTTACGACAGTCTGTCGATTAAAAGGTATTTTAGGTCAAGCGGTTGCGGCTTACTTGGCAGTACTAGACCAATATACTCTAACTGATATTGTCGCTAATAGAACCGATATATTGTCTACTTTACCGGATTTGTCTATTTCAGTGTTGCAGTTGGATTAG
- a CDS encoding divergent polysaccharide deacetylase family protein produces MPATAAKLAIIIDDIGYRLTDEAALSLPQNITLSVLPHTPLGQKLATDGHKKGHEIMLHLPMQALNGKALGPGGLTNDMSEAQIKQQLQSAFSSIPFAKGANNHMGSLLTQMDEPMLWVMQSLKQQQLFFVDSVTTKYTRASNQAIKLGVPLLRRQVFLDNDINEEALEKQFQQIITRSKQQGSLVAIAHPYPETIRFLNANLARLKENGIILVPTSQLFDEVGIATAGQPNPTATLK; encoded by the coding sequence ATGCCTGCTACCGCCGCTAAACTTGCCATCATCATTGACGATATTGGTTATCGCCTAACTGACGAAGCGGCATTGTCATTACCACAGAATATTACTTTATCGGTGCTTCCTCATACTCCCTTGGGTCAGAAACTGGCCACAGATGGTCACAAAAAAGGCCATGAAATTATGTTGCACCTACCAATGCAAGCCTTAAATGGTAAAGCGTTAGGACCTGGCGGATTAACTAATGATATGAGTGAGGCACAAATTAAACAGCAATTACAAAGTGCATTTTCTAGCATTCCGTTTGCTAAAGGGGCAAACAATCACATGGGTAGCTTATTGACTCAGATGGATGAACCGATGTTATGGGTAATGCAGAGTTTAAAGCAACAACAATTGTTTTTTGTCGACAGTGTTACCACTAAATACACCCGAGCCAGCAACCAAGCGATAAAACTAGGCGTGCCATTACTCAGAAGGCAGGTGTTTCTAGACAACGATATTAATGAAGAGGCATTAGAGAAACAATTTCAACAGATAATAACGCGATCGAAACAGCAAGGCAGTCTTGTTGCTATTGCTCATCCTTATCCTGAAACCATTCGATTTTTAAATGCTAACTTAGCTCGATTAAAAGAAAATGGCATCATATTAGTGCCTACATCTCAATTATTCGATGAAGTTGGTATCGCAACCGCTGGTCAGCCTAATCCAACTGCAACACTGAAATAG
- a CDS encoding murein hydrolase activator EnvC family protein translates to MINRLFVKASIIAGFLIFSLTANSADLSSRQSALKSIQVQINQQQNSLKDTAKQREKLIALLKSDEQAIAKAAQKVNQSQTSLATVNTKLRELDKQQIELASLKTSQQETLSNQLSSAYLAGNHDYTKMMLNQQKPAAVERMLAYYQFLNNARIKAIKQLKQTSIDLDTVKQQQVTAQQKLNALVIDQKQQALQLTKEQGQRQQTLTQLQRTLSSKGAELEQLQIEEASLKRIVQQAMLAAKANPTMDGIASQKGKLKWPTNGRISKRFGSSRSGQIVWKGAVLAAPEGQNINAVASGKVIYADWLRGFGMVLVIDHGKGYMSLYGHAQTLLKQPGDMVKSGESIALVGRSGGQREPGLYFEIRNKGKAVDPAYYCR, encoded by the coding sequence GTGATAAATCGTTTATTTGTAAAAGCCAGCATTATAGCTGGCTTTCTAATCTTTTCACTTACAGCGAATAGCGCTGATTTGTCTTCACGCCAATCGGCTTTGAAGTCTATTCAAGTGCAGATAAACCAGCAGCAAAATTCACTGAAAGACACTGCTAAGCAACGAGAGAAGCTGATTGCGTTACTTAAAAGTGATGAGCAAGCGATTGCCAAAGCAGCTCAAAAAGTGAATCAATCACAAACATCTCTCGCGACCGTTAATACCAAACTTCGCGAACTCGACAAGCAACAAATCGAACTCGCCAGCCTCAAAACTAGCCAACAAGAAACTTTATCAAATCAGTTGTCGAGTGCTTATTTAGCCGGTAATCATGATTACACCAAAATGATGCTTAACCAGCAAAAACCTGCCGCCGTTGAACGTATGCTAGCTTATTATCAATTTTTGAATAATGCCCGAATTAAGGCCATTAAGCAGCTCAAGCAAACCAGTATCGATTTAGATACCGTTAAGCAACAGCAAGTCACGGCTCAACAAAAACTCAATGCGTTAGTCATAGACCAAAAACAACAAGCACTGCAATTAACTAAAGAGCAAGGTCAACGCCAACAAACATTGACTCAATTACAACGAACCTTATCCAGTAAAGGTGCGGAATTAGAACAACTGCAAATAGAAGAGGCGAGTTTAAAACGTATTGTGCAGCAAGCCATGCTGGCCGCAAAGGCCAACCCAACAATGGACGGAATAGCAAGCCAGAAAGGCAAATTGAAATGGCCAACTAACGGCAGAATAAGTAAACGCTTTGGTAGTAGCCGCTCTGGACAAATTGTTTGGAAAGGTGCGGTACTTGCTGCACCAGAAGGACAAAATATCAATGCTGTGGCATCAGGGAAAGTGATTTATGCAGACTGGTTACGTGGTTTTGGTATGGTATTAGTGATTGACCACGGCAAAGGCTATATGAGCCTCTACGGTCACGCCCAAACGCTATTAAAGCAACCTGGTGATATGGTAAAAAGCGGTGAGTCTATTGCACTTGTTGGTCGTTCAGGCGGGCAACGTGAGCCTGGTTTATATTTTGAAATTCGTAATAAGGGTAAAGCGGTTGATCCCGCATATTATTGCCGTTAA
- the gpmM gene encoding 2,3-bisphosphoglycerate-independent phosphoglycerate mutase: MTKKRPLALLILDGWGYSEDTQYNAVFSANTPVLDKLNAQYPHSLISGSGMDVGLPDGQMGNSEVGHINIGSGRIVYQELTRISKAIADHEFEKNPVLCDAVDKAIAAKGAVHIMGLLSPGGVHSHEDHIEAMCRMAVERGATKVYLHAFLDGRDTPPRSAKKSLEHFDKLFASLGHGRIASMIGRYFAMDRDNRWDRVSQAYELITEGKSQYTYTSAPEALDAAYARDENDEFVKASAIVDAQGDAAVLNDNDSLIFMNFRADRARQLTRSFVNPDFDGFVRNKTPKINFVMLTDYAADINAPVAYPSSDLVNTLGETLQNLHKTQLRISETEKYAHVTFFFNGGKEEPFEGEDRILIQSPKVATYDLQPEMSSAELTDKLVAAIESTKYDVIICNYPNGDMVGHSGNFDAAVKACEAVDACIGRVVEALAKVDGECLITADHGNAEKMKDPSNGQPFTAHTSNLVPFIYVGRDATIKDGGRLSDIAPTMLTLMGQSIPKEMTGRCIIDLKE, from the coding sequence ATGACAAAGAAACGTCCACTCGCATTACTTATTCTTGATGGCTGGGGTTACAGTGAAGATACGCAATATAACGCGGTTTTTAGTGCCAATACTCCTGTTTTAGATAAGCTTAATGCACAATATCCTCATAGTCTTATTTCTGGTTCTGGCATGGACGTCGGATTACCCGATGGTCAAATGGGTAACTCTGAAGTAGGTCATATCAATATTGGCTCTGGCCGAATTGTGTATCAAGAGCTTACTCGTATCAGTAAAGCAATTGCTGACCATGAGTTTGAAAAAAATCCTGTGCTTTGTGATGCAGTAGATAAAGCTATCGCAGCAAAGGGTGCTGTTCACATTATGGGGTTATTGTCCCCTGGTGGTGTACATAGTCATGAAGATCACATCGAAGCTATGTGCCGTATGGCCGTTGAGCGTGGTGCAACCAAAGTGTATTTACACGCTTTTCTAGATGGCCGAGATACACCTCCTCGTAGTGCTAAAAAAAGCTTAGAACATTTTGATAAGCTATTTGCCTCATTAGGTCATGGCCGTATTGCATCTATGATTGGCCGCTACTTTGCGATGGACCGTGACAATCGTTGGGATCGCGTATCGCAAGCCTACGAATTAATTACCGAAGGCAAAAGTCAATACACTTACACATCGGCGCCAGAAGCATTGGACGCCGCTTATGCTCGCGATGAAAATGATGAGTTTGTTAAAGCTTCTGCAATTGTTGATGCTCAAGGTGACGCTGCGGTATTAAACGATAACGATTCGCTGATTTTTATGAATTTCCGCGCTGATCGTGCTCGTCAACTTACTCGTAGTTTTGTTAATCCTGATTTTGACGGTTTTGTACGTAATAAAACACCAAAAATCAACTTTGTGATGCTAACAGACTATGCTGCAGACATTAACGCTCCGGTAGCCTATCCATCGAGTGATTTAGTCAATACCTTAGGTGAAACCCTGCAAAACCTGCATAAGACTCAGCTGCGCATTTCAGAAACAGAAAAATATGCCCATGTGACCTTCTTTTTCAATGGCGGCAAAGAAGAGCCATTTGAAGGTGAAGATCGTATTTTAATTCAGTCGCCTAAGGTCGCTACATATGATCTGCAACCTGAAATGAGCTCAGCAGAATTAACCGATAAATTGGTCGCCGCAATAGAGTCTACAAAATATGATGTGATCATTTGCAACTATCCAAATGGTGATATGGTAGGCCATAGTGGGAACTTTGATGCCGCAGTTAAAGCCTGTGAAGCGGTTGATGCATGTATTGGCCGGGTCGTCGAAGCGTTAGCGAAAGTTGATGGTGAATGCTTGATTACAGCCGATCATGGTAATGCAGAGAAAATGAAAGATCCTTCTAACGGACAACCATTTACAGCTCATACCAGTAACTTAGTGCCCTTTATTTATGTCGGTCGTGACGCCACTATAAAAGATGGTGGACGTTTGAGTGATATCGCGCCAACTATGTTAACCTTAATGGGCCAAAGTATCCCGAAAGAAATGACTGGACGCTGTATCATTGACCTTAAAGAGTAA
- a CDS encoding rhodanese-like domain-containing protein, with protein MQEYMEFFKANPMLSLAWVGLFVALVVSVIKSSTSKVKNVSHQELTLMVNKQDAKVVDVRSKEEFKKGHIVDALNVTLTEIKNNQVTSLEKFKTSPIILVCNSGMTSSQAAQLLTKQGFENMFNLKGGMAEWQSANLPVVKSKR; from the coding sequence ATGCAAGAATATATGGAATTTTTTAAAGCAAACCCAATGTTAAGCTTAGCGTGGGTCGGCTTGTTTGTAGCACTTGTTGTTAGTGTCATAAAATCTAGCACATCAAAAGTGAAAAACGTCAGTCATCAAGAGTTAACACTCATGGTAAATAAGCAAGATGCCAAAGTTGTTGATGTGCGTAGTAAAGAAGAATTTAAAAAAGGCCATATTGTTGATGCGCTCAATGTGACCCTAACAGAAATCAAAAATAATCAAGTCACTAGCCTTGAAAAGTTCAAAACTAGCCCCATTATATTAGTATGTAACTCAGGTATGACATCGTCACAAGCAGCTCAACTTCTTACTAAACAAGGGTTTGAAAACATGTTTAACCTTAAAGGCGGCATGGCTGAATGGCAGAGTGCAAATTTACCCGTAGTTAAAAGCAAACGTTAA
- the secB gene encoding protein-export chaperone SecB, translating into MAEVANNEAQAPQFNIQRIYTKDLSFETPNSPAVFQKEWNPEVKLDLDTRSNKLSDDTYEVILSLTVTAKNGEDTAFLCEVQQAGIFSIVGLTEQQLAHSLGAYCPNVLFPYARELVGNLVGRGTFPQLNLAPVNFDALFAQYVQQRQTAATEEATA; encoded by the coding sequence ATGGCTGAAGTAGCAAACAACGAAGCACAAGCACCACAGTTCAACATTCAGCGTATTTATACAAAGGATTTGTCTTTTGAAACACCAAACAGCCCTGCTGTTTTCCAGAAAGAATGGAACCCAGAAGTAAAATTAGATTTAGATACTCGCAGCAACAAGCTGTCTGACGACACATATGAAGTCATCTTATCGTTAACGGTTACGGCTAAAAATGGCGAAGATACCGCTTTTTTATGTGAAGTTCAGCAAGCGGGTATTTTCTCAATTGTTGGTTTAACTGAACAACAACTTGCACATTCTTTAGGCGCATATTGCCCTAACGTATTGTTCCCATACGCACGTGAATTAGTGGGTAACTTAGTTGGTCGTGGTACTTTCCCACAACTAAACCTTGCTCCAGTTAACTTTGATGCTCTATTTGCTCAGTACGTTCAACAGCGTCAAACTGCAGCAACTGAAGAAGCTACTGCGTAA
- the gpsA gene encoding NAD(P)H-dependent glycerol-3-phosphate dehydrogenase, translating into MNNAAEITVLGAGSYGTALAISLASNGHKTLLWGHDPKSMKVLADSRCNERFLPGIQFPDCLAIEPDLGKALAASQNILVVVPSHVFGDVLKQAKPLLRKDARIVWATKGLEPETGRLLQDVAREQLGEQYPLAVLSGPTFAKELAAGLPTAISIAGTCPQFTNDLVELLHSPKRLRVYANDDFTGLQLGGAVKNVIAIGAGMSDGIGFGANARTALITRGLVELSRLGVALGADASTFIGMAGLGDLVLTCTDNQSRNRRFGLALGQGKDVITAQEEIGQVVEGYRNTKEVFTLAKRLGVEMPITEQIYQVLYQGKAPVEAAKELLSRDKKSETLKK; encoded by the coding sequence ATGAATAACGCTGCCGAAATTACGGTATTAGGGGCGGGGTCTTATGGCACCGCCCTTGCTATTTCTTTAGCCAGTAACGGCCATAAAACGTTGCTTTGGGGTCACGATCCTAAAAGCATGAAAGTTTTAGCAGATAGTCGCTGTAACGAGCGTTTTTTACCCGGCATTCAGTTTCCTGATTGTTTAGCAATCGAACCGGATTTAGGTAAAGCGCTCGCAGCAAGCCAAAATATCCTAGTGGTCGTGCCAAGCCATGTATTTGGTGATGTACTCAAACAAGCTAAGCCATTATTACGCAAAGATGCCCGGATTGTGTGGGCGACCAAAGGGTTAGAGCCTGAAACAGGTCGTTTATTACAAGATGTTGCACGCGAGCAACTTGGAGAACAATATCCGTTAGCGGTATTGTCTGGCCCTACGTTTGCTAAAGAGTTAGCTGCCGGTTTGCCTACCGCCATTTCTATTGCAGGGACTTGCCCGCAGTTTACCAATGATTTGGTTGAGTTACTCCACAGCCCAAAACGATTGCGCGTTTATGCTAATGACGATTTTACCGGCCTTCAACTCGGTGGCGCGGTTAAAAACGTGATTGCGATTGGTGCCGGTATGTCCGACGGCATTGGCTTTGGTGCTAATGCACGTACAGCATTAATTACCCGAGGTCTAGTCGAACTTAGCCGTTTAGGTGTCGCCCTCGGCGCCGATGCCTCAACCTTTATCGGTATGGCTGGTTTAGGTGATTTGGTATTAACTTGTACCGATAATCAATCGCGTAATCGTCGTTTTGGCCTGGCATTGGGCCAAGGTAAAGATGTCATAACCGCGCAAGAAGAAATTGGTCAAGTAGTCGAAGGTTACCGCAACACTAAAGAAGTGTTTACCCTAGCTAAACGCCTCGGAGTAGAAATGCCGATTACAGAGCAAATCTATCAAGTGTTGTATCAAGGCAAAGCACCCGTTGAAGCAGCAAAAGAGTTACTCAGCCGAGACAAAAAGTCTGAAACACTCAAGAAATAG
- a CDS encoding NAD(P)/FAD-dependent oxidoreductase: MEHHDVIIIGAGAAGLMCAATAGYRGRDVLVLDNAKQAGKKILISGGGRCNFTNQKVEPHQFICGNPHFVKSALARYRSSDFIELVERHGIEYHEREHGQLFCNDTAKEIVTMLMTECEWAGVKVKLRTEMLSVSKTEAGFNLSTSNGDFSCESLVIATGGLSMPKLGATPYGYKLAEQFGLKVLPTSAGLVPFTWHSDQKIRFEPLSGIAVPTTITAQDGTQFSEALLFTHRGLSGPAVLQISNYWHPGEAISINLLPAEKALDKIEFALKHHPKQSLRNTLSQWLPKRLVEALFEESQLDKALNQLGHGEREKLANDLNDWSIVMNGTEGYRTAEVTLGGVDTNELSSKTMQANKVSGLYFIGEVMDVSGWLGGFNFQWAWSSGVAAGLAV, encoded by the coding sequence GTGGAACATCATGACGTAATCATTATTGGCGCCGGTGCGGCAGGATTAATGTGTGCTGCTACAGCGGGCTACCGAGGTCGTGATGTGTTGGTATTAGATAACGCCAAACAAGCGGGTAAGAAAATTCTTATCAGTGGTGGTGGTCGTTGTAACTTCACCAACCAAAAAGTCGAACCTCATCAGTTTATTTGCGGTAATCCACACTTTGTAAAATCGGCATTGGCGCGCTATCGCTCAAGCGATTTTATTGAGCTGGTTGAACGTCATGGCATTGAATACCATGAGCGCGAACATGGACAGTTGTTTTGTAATGACACTGCCAAAGAAATCGTTACCATGTTAATGACCGAATGCGAATGGGCCGGTGTTAAGGTAAAGCTGCGTACTGAAATGCTCTCTGTTAGCAAGACCGAAGCAGGCTTTAATTTAAGCACGTCAAATGGCGACTTTAGTTGTGAATCATTAGTGATTGCTACTGGCGGTTTATCCATGCCGAAATTAGGTGCTACGCCTTATGGTTACAAGCTTGCCGAACAATTCGGCTTAAAAGTATTACCTACCAGCGCTGGCTTAGTGCCTTTTACTTGGCATAGCGATCAAAAAATCCGGTTTGAGCCATTATCAGGCATTGCAGTGCCAACCACTATCACGGCACAAGATGGCACCCAGTTTAGCGAAGCCTTATTGTTTACTCATCGTGGTCTATCTGGCCCTGCTGTGTTACAAATTTCAAATTACTGGCATCCAGGTGAAGCTATTTCAATCAATTTACTACCCGCTGAAAAAGCACTAGATAAAATTGAATTTGCACTGAAACATCATCCAAAACAAAGCCTACGCAACACCCTAAGCCAGTGGTTACCAAAACGCTTGGTTGAAGCCCTATTTGAAGAGTCTCAACTGGATAAAGCCCTAAATCAACTAGGGCACGGCGAGCGTGAAAAGCTGGCTAATGATTTAAACGACTGGTCTATTGTTATGAACGGTACAGAAGGCTATCGCACTGCCGAAGTGACTTTAGGTGGCGTCGATACTAATGAATTGTCATCAAAAACCATGCAAGCGAACAAGGTCTCTGGATTATACTTTATTGGTGAAGTTATGGACGTAAGTGGTTGGTTAGGAGGGTTTAATTTTCAGTGGGCGTGGTCATCTGGTGTCGCGGCGGGATTGGCAGTTTAG
- a CDS encoding TonB-dependent receptor plug domain-containing protein: MLKLNITFYTALLGVFASTNSIAAESNSLDLSLQELLNVEVTSVSKQKQPLSNSPAAIYVVTSENIHNSGATSIPQALRDVPGLHVAQIDSQKWAISSRGFNGRYNNKLLVLMDGRTLYSPVFSGVYWEVQDTLMADIERIEVIRGPSAAMWGANAVNGVINIITKHSADTSGGYAELGAGDYEQGFAGFRYGSTLSDNATSRMYVKGHNKDSLEHDQQDLGDYLVGPSTSVDKDNDWTHLQVGGRVDIELETGTSLMLSSDWYRTQMQQTSYYPTLVGPSYLEYNSDEVNSDGFNLLSKFTKALSPTSQYSLQTYYDYAKRDDDWYGFSSETLDIDFQHQLLLGQNHNIVWGLGYRFIKDDFDPSTIIVSSESASTRTNLWSTFVRDEMTLIDDELWLTLATRVEHFDYTGFEIQPNIRLMWQLNKKNNLWASVARAIRTPSRVENNLSVNAQNIPPSVESPLVSIWVAGNENYQSEEIISYELGYRVTPAKKWSFDSTIFYNDYDQLRSALNSTTDFSTFPNYISQYLTFENDLKGHNYGFEFSSMWAATDDLQFKLNYSFIQNEFGENQSQNTDAPEHMLSTMMDWSITDDIDLNLVWRFMGDAYVINTNDLSTKTIDSYHGLDIGLHWAVTPDVLLSAFGKNLLHPAHLEYEGENYQFPYRVGPSYYVKASLTF; the protein is encoded by the coding sequence ATGTTAAAGTTGAATATTACTTTTTATACTGCATTATTAGGGGTGTTTGCGAGTACCAATAGCATCGCAGCCGAATCAAACTCTCTCGATCTGAGTCTACAAGAGTTACTGAATGTTGAAGTGACCTCGGTATCAAAACAAAAGCAGCCCTTGTCAAACTCACCTGCTGCAATCTATGTTGTCACAAGCGAAAATATTCATAATTCTGGGGCAACCTCAATTCCACAAGCACTTCGCGATGTGCCTGGGCTGCATGTAGCCCAGATTGACTCACAAAAATGGGCGATCAGTAGCCGTGGTTTTAACGGTCGCTACAACAACAAATTATTAGTATTGATGGATGGTCGAACCCTCTATTCTCCGGTATTTTCAGGCGTCTATTGGGAAGTGCAAGATACACTGATGGCCGATATTGAACGTATCGAAGTTATACGGGGCCCAAGTGCTGCCATGTGGGGGGCTAATGCTGTAAATGGCGTCATTAATATTATCACCAAACACAGTGCGGACACCTCTGGAGGTTATGCAGAACTAGGCGCCGGTGATTATGAGCAAGGATTTGCAGGTTTTCGTTATGGTTCGACATTATCAGATAATGCAACATCGAGAATGTACGTAAAAGGCCATAATAAAGACTCTCTTGAACATGATCAACAGGATCTCGGCGACTATCTTGTGGGGCCTTCTACAAGTGTTGATAAGGATAACGACTGGACGCACCTACAAGTCGGCGGCCGCGTTGATATAGAGCTTGAGACAGGTACCAGCCTTATGTTGAGCAGTGATTGGTATCGCACTCAAATGCAGCAAACTTCCTATTATCCAACATTAGTTGGTCCGTCATATCTTGAATATAATAGTGACGAAGTAAACAGTGATGGCTTTAATCTGTTATCAAAGTTCACCAAAGCGCTATCGCCAACCTCTCAATATAGTCTGCAAACTTACTACGATTATGCAAAAAGAGACGATGATTGGTATGGTTTTAGTAGTGAAACCCTTGATATTGATTTCCAGCATCAACTGCTTTTAGGCCAAAATCATAATATTGTCTGGGGACTAGGTTACCGCTTTATAAAGGATGATTTCGACCCAAGCACTATTATTGTAAGTAGTGAGTCAGCATCAACTCGAACTAATTTGTGGAGCACATTTGTTCGTGATGAGATGACGTTAATAGACGATGAATTATGGCTTACTTTAGCAACGCGAGTTGAACACTTTGACTACACAGGCTTTGAGATCCAACCCAATATTCGATTAATGTGGCAATTAAATAAAAAAAATAATTTATGGGCCTCGGTTGCACGTGCAATCAGAACACCATCGCGAGTAGAAAATAATCTCTCTGTTAACGCACAAAACATACCGCCTTCGGTTGAATCTCCGTTAGTCAGTATATGGGTGGCTGGTAACGAGAATTATCAATCTGAAGAAATCATTTCCTATGAATTAGGTTACCGTGTTACTCCTGCAAAAAAATGGTCATTTGATTCAACAATATTTTATAACGACTATGACCAACTGCGCAGCGCTCTCAACAGCACAACAGATTTCAGCACGTTTCCCAATTACATTTCACAATACTTAACATTTGAGAATGATCTTAAAGGACATAATTATGGATTCGAGTTCTCTTCTATGTGGGCAGCAACCGATGATCTCCAATTTAAACTGAATTATAGCTTTATTCAAAATGAGTTTGGTGAAAATCAAAGTCAAAATACTGATGCACCAGAGCATATGTTGTCGACAATGATGGACTGGAGTATTACTGATGATATCGATCTTAATCTAGTGTGGCGATTTATGGGTGATGCTTATGTCATCAATACCAATGACCTTAGCACTAAGACCATTGATAGCTACCATGGTTTAGATATTGGGTTGCACTGGGCTGTGACTCCTGATGTCTTGCTATCGGCGTTCGGAAAAAATTTACTTCATCCTGCCCATCTTGAGTATGAAGGAGAGAACTATCAATTCCCTTATAGAGTTGGGCCTAGTTATTACGTTAAAGCAAGCTTAACCTTTTAA